The Triticum aestivum cultivar Chinese Spring chromosome 3A, IWGSC CS RefSeq v2.1, whole genome shotgun sequence genome includes a region encoding these proteins:
- the LOC123062145 gene encoding uncharacterized protein has translation MRKLCPNHDRDDSLDTVLEVPIPDEMLANAPGADKRRGGGANMRAWLKTQAFDRATADGPAAAAANAELQLFLNVVGSPLIPCPVPHDRAFSRSIRDSSIQASTAKYIMHQYIAATGGQAALQGVQSMYAVGKVKMCASEFHLGDQTVTAAQGRAEVGGFVLWQKCPEVWYFELIMAGHKMSAGSDGKVAWRQSAAENSHASRGPPRPLRRSLQGLDPRSIANLFSDAVCIGEKVINGEECFILKLEASAATLRARSAAAFDIIHHTVWGYFSQRTGLLIQLEDNHLLRMKSGKGARRSENIFWETSMESVINNYRHIDGVNIAHGGKTAVTLFRYGEGSVNHKRKLEETWTVEEADFNVKGLTSDYFLPPSDLKKEGDDQPGG, from the exons ATGAGGAAGCTGTGCCCGAACCATGACCGCGACGACTCCCTGGACACCGTGCTGGAGGTGCCCATCCCCGATGAGATGCTCGCCAACGCCCCCGGCGCCGACAAGCGCCGGGGGGGCGGTGCCAACATGCGCGCCTGGCTCAAGACCCAGGCGTTCGACCGCGCCACTGCCGacgggcccgccgccgccgccgccaacgccgaGCTCCAGCTCTTCCTCAACGTCGTCGGCTCGCCGCTCATCCCCTGCCCCGTCCCCCACGACCGCGCCTTCAGCCGCTCCATCCGGGACTCCTCCATC CAAGCGTCGACGGCCAAGTACATCATGCATCAGTACATCGCCGCCACGGGCGGGCAGGCGGCGCTGCAGGGCGTGCAGAGCATGTACGCCGTCGGGAAGGTGAAGATGTGCGCGTCCGAGTTCCACCTCGGCGACCAGACAGTCACCGCCGCCCAGGGACGCGCCGAGGTCGGCGGCTTCGTGCTCTGGCAGAAGTGCCCCGAGGTCTGGTACTTCGAGCTCATCATGGCCGGTCACAAGATGAGCGCCGGCAGCGACGGCAAGGTCGCCTGGCGCCAGTCCGCCGCCGAGAACTCCCACGCCTCCCGCGGCCCGCCCCGCCCCCTCCGCCGGTCCCTCCAG GGTCTGGACCCGCGGTCGATCGCCAACCTCTTCTCCGACGCGGTATGCATCGGCGAGAAGGTCATCAACGGCGAGGAATGCTTCATCctgaagctggaggcgagcgccGCGACACTGCGGGCGCGGAGCGCGGCTGCGTTCGACATCATCCACCACACGGTGTGGGGATACTTCAGCCAGCGCACTGGCCTGCTCATCCAGCTCGAGGATAATCACCTGCTCCGCATGAAGTCGGGCAAGGGCGCGCGACGCAGTGAGAACATCTTTTGGGAGACCAGCATGGAATCCGTCATCAACAACTACCGCCACATCGACGGCGTCAACATCGCGCACGGCGGGAAAACCGCCGTCACGCTCTTCCGCTACGGCGAGGGCTCCGTCAACCacaagaggaagctggaggagacGTGGACGGTGGAGGAGGCCGACTTCAACGTGAAAGGCCTCACCTCCGACTACTTCCTGCCGCCGTCAGACCTCAAGAAGGAGGGCGACGACCAGCCCGGCGGATGA
- the LOC123056981 gene encoding L-type lectin-domain containing receptor kinase I.8, translated as MAETQPRSPPPSWSAIPLDLASLVLRLLPAYADRARFAAVCPQWRDVAQQFLRLHPPLPLLALPDGTFYSLPYAKPFRFPGFGFAGYQGVCGSWLVFPRDDECFLHDPFARATVRLPPLSRVRLRPPNAVQKWTKWEDGERSPDPYTTWMHIEDMEGKLRMSKIILCSPNLVAALVGVGRPCHLPICHPGGPSQILMCQPGASSWSVRAYDRCRLYEDMAFYQGKLYAIANDENLFVVNISQDQCTGDPQVSRVGQVIKGDPWQTVASEGDNAPGKKLYLVESRGPTLFGIDHPTLSAVNESAGFVVLSRTVELWRGGDGRQGPPRQASFNTSFTMDGTSPVAFVVLLDRFPTYKGKFISVTTFVSGPGDPTERGSNRFATVEVGTVKSYAPESPRVGLNVTVTPSGATPMVTVWIDYHAVLSRLGVFVAPTGRTKPREQLVGDSAVNLTGRTNQSAFVGFSASRVAYVLSGVRGWDLTVERLSPAAEKDDNKKSWLVILLAVLGSVASTAAVAAAVGFYYNSRYRRWKKDLEQLAKSMQRLPGMPCRIDFSDIKKATKNFDGTMKLGSGTFGSVYRCRLPAAPETGRPEMEVAVKKFTRNDNRRFDDFLEEVSVINRLRHKNIVPLIGT; from the exons ATGGCGGAGACGCagccgcgctcgccgccgccgtcgtggtCGGCCATCCCGCTGGACCTGGCAAGCCTGGTGCTCCGCCTCCTCCCCGCCTATGCCGACCGCGCCCGCTTCGCCGCCGTGTGCCCGCAGTGGCGCGACGTCGCGCAGCAGTTCCTCCGCCTGcacccgccgctgccgctgctcgcGCTCCCGGACGGCACCTTCTACAGCCTCCCCTACGCCAAGCCCTTCCGCTTCCCGGGATTCGGCTTCGCCGGGTACcagggcgtctgcggcagctggCTCGTCTTCCCGCGCGACGACGAGTGCTTCCTGCATGACCCGTTCGCCAGGGCAACCGTCAGGCTCCCTCCTCTCTCGCGCGTCCGGCTGCGTCCTCCAAACGCAGTCCAGAAATGGACAAAATGGGAAGACGGGGAGCGCTCCCCCGACCCTTACACCACATGGATGCATATAGAGGACATGGAAGGGAAGCTGCGCATGAGCAAGATAATATTGTGCTCTCCCAACCTTGTTGCTGCTCTGGTCGGTGTTGGAAGGCCCTGTCACCTTCCAATATGCCATCCAGGAGGCCCCAGTCAGATTCTAATGTGCCAGCCGGGGGCCTCGTCGTGGTCAGTACGCGCGTACGACAGGTGTAGGCTTTATGAAGACATGGCGTTCTACCAGGGCAAGCTCTACGCCATTGCCAATGATGAGAACCTCTTTGTGGTGAACATCAGCCAGGACCAATGCACCGGGGATCCACAGGTTTCTCGAGTTGGACAGGTCATCAAGGGTGATCCCTGGCAGACAGTTGCGTCCGAAGGTGACAATGCACCCGGCAAGAAGCTCTACCTGGTTGAATCACGCG GTCCAACCCTGTTCGGCATCGACCACCCGACTCTCTCCGCGGTGAACGAGTCCGCCGGGTTCGTGGTCCTCTCGCGGACAGTCGAGCTCTGGCGCGGCGGTGATGGCCGGCAGGGACCTCCCCGCCAGGCATCCTTCAACACAAGCTTCACCATGGACGGGACCTC gcctgTGGCGTTCGTCGTCCTCCTCGACAGGTTCCCGACGTATAAGGGAAAGTTTATCAGCGTGACGACGTTCGTCTCGGGCCCCGGCGACCCCACGGAGCGCGGCAGCAACCGCTTTGCCACCGTCGAGGTTGGCACGGTGAAGTCGTACGCCCCGGAGTCTCCACGCGTGGGCCTCAACGTCACCGTCACGCCCAGCGGCGCGACGCCGATGGTGACCGTGTGGATCGACTACCATGCCGTGCTGTCCCGCCTCGGAGTCTTCGTCGCCCCCACCGGCCGGACTAAGCCCCGCGAGCAGCTCGTCGGCGACTCGGCCGTCAACTTGACGGGTCGCACCAACCAGTCCGCGTTCGTCGGCTTCTCGGCCTCCAGGGTGGCCTATGTCCTCTCCGGCGTCCGCGGCTGGGATCTAACGGTGGAGAGGCTCTCGCCGGCCGCCGAGAAGGATGATAATAAGAAGTCATGGCTGGTGATACTGCTCGCCGTTCTAGGATCTGTGGCTTCCACGGCTGCCGTGGCCGCCGCCGTCGGTTTTTACTACAACTCCAGGTACAGGAGGTGGAAGAAGGACCTGGAGCAGCTGGCCAAGTCCATGCAACGACTCCCGGGGATGCCATGCCGGATCGACTTCTCCGACATTAAGAAGGCCACGAAGAACTTCGACGGCACAATGAAGTTGGGATCGGGAACCTTTGGCTCCGTGTACAGATGCAGGCTTCCTGCAGCACCAGAGACGGGCCGTCCAGAAATGGAGGTGGCCGTCAAGAAGTTCACGCGAAACGACAACCGCCGCTTCGACGACTTCCTGGAGGAGGTCAGCGTCATCAACCGTCTGCGCCACAAGAACATCGTCCCTCTCATCGGTACGTAG